Genomic DNA from Mycobacterium stomatepiae:
TGCCGACCCCGCGCCGGCTCCTCCACCGCCTGCGTGGCTTGCCGCGGTTCAGCAGCGCGACCCGCAATTCGCGGGCACTTATCAGGCCGTGCGCGAGCGGATCCTCAAAGACGGAGCCATTCCCGCCAAGTACAAGCTGCTGATGGGAATGGTCACCGACGCCATCGCCGCACATCCCGATGGTGTCAGGGCGCTCGCCGCCAACGCTCGCGCCGCGGGCGCCTCGGAGGCCGAGGTCACGGAGGCGGTCGAGGTCGGATACCTCTACGGC
This window encodes:
- a CDS encoding carboxymuconolactone decarboxylase family protein, whose product is MTIASRLKAWLAASAVALIIGGGLTPDALPRSRADGCGDTAAAAASPSSCADPAPAPPPPAWLAAVQQRDPQFAGTYQAVRERILKDGAIPAKYKLLMGMVTDAIAAHPDGVRALAANARAAGASEAEVTEAVEVGYLYGGTAALVMGVNAFPGS